The Eurosta solidaginis isolate ZX-2024a chromosome 4, ASM4086904v1, whole genome shotgun sequence genome includes a window with the following:
- the GstT3 gene encoding glutathione S-transferase theta-1 isoform X3, producing MFKSEHLTEEFKQNINRFQRVPCIIDDGFKLAESIAVLRYLSAKGKIPEHLYPKYFVEQARVDEFLEWHHLALRITCSLYFRTVWLDPLVTGERPEDDKIEKLKNQMEGNLDIIENVWLAKTDFLTGQSLKVADIFAACEIEQTRLADYDVRIKYPKIKAWLKRVRAGCNPHYDYAHQIVYKITGTAPNAKL from the exons GTGAGCACTTAACTGAAGAATTCAAACAAAATATCAACCGGTTTCAACGTGTGCCCTGTATTATCGATGACGGCTTCAAATTGGCTGAAAGTATTGCTGTGCTAAG gTATCTCAGCGCAAAGGGTAAAATACCAGAACATCTTTATCCTAAATATTTCGTTGAACAGGCACGTGTCGATGAGTTTCTCGAATGGCACCATCTCGCGCTGCGTATAACCTGTAGTCTCTACTTTCGTACCGTATGGCTGGATCCACTAGTTACGGGTGAACGTCCTGAAGACGATAaaattgaaaagcttaaaaatcaaATGGAGGGTAATTTGGATATTATTGAAAATGTTTGGTTAGCAAAAACAGATTTTCTAACCGGACAAAGTCTAAAGGTTGCAGATATCTTTGCGGCATGCGAAATCGAACAGACAC GTTTGGCCGATTACGACGTGCGCATCAAATATCCAAAAATTAAGGCATGGCTGAAGCGCGTGCGCGCAGGCTGTAATCCACACTATGATTATGCTCATCAAATTGTTTATAAAATAACCGGCACTGCGCCAAATgctaaactttaa